Genomic window (Luteibacter yeojuensis):
AGCGGCCGACATGATCCGCCTCGCCGCGCAGCACACGGTGGCGCGCATGCTCGAGCGCGACGACTTCGCCAAGCGCTACAAGGCCGAGCAGCCGATCGCGATCCACGAATTCCTCTATCCGCTCGTCCAGGGCTATGACTCCGTCGCCCTGAAGGCCGACGTGGAGCTGGGCGGCACCGACCAGAAGTTCAACCTGTTGATGGGCCGCGCCCTGCAGGAGCACCACGGCCAGGCGCCGCAGATCGTCCTGACCATGCCGCTCCTGGAAGGCCTGGACGGCGTCAACAAGATGTCCAAGTCGCTGGGCAACTACATCGGTATCAACGAGCCGGCCATCGACATCGTGACCAAGACGATGAAGATCGGCGACGAGCTGATGTGGCGCTGGTTCGAGCTGCTGAGCTTCGAGGTTTCCCTCGACGAATTGGCCCGGATGAAGGCAGACATCGCCTCCGGCGCCCTGAATCCGCGTGACGCCAAGCTGCGGCTGGCCCGCGAACTGGCGACGCGCTTCCACGACGCGGCCGCCGCCGAGCAGGCGATCGCCGGCTGGCATGCGGTGGTGCGGGGAGAGGGCGATACCTCGCTCCTGCCGCTCACCGATATCCCGGCGCCCGCCGAGGGCTTCCGGCTGGCGGCGCTGCTGACGGCCGCCGGGGTGACGCCGAGCAATTCCGAGGCGAACCGCAAGCTAAAGGAGCGCGCCGTTCGCATCGACGGCGAGGTGGTGGAGGATGCCTCGC
Coding sequences:
- the tyrS gene encoding tyrosine--tRNA ligase, producing MNELEHALASIARGADEIIKKEDLEARLKLGRPLRIKAGFDPTAPDLHLGHTVLLNKMRQFQDLGHQVIFLIGDFTGMIGDPTGKNVTRKPLTREDVLANAETYAEQVYKVLDREKTELRFNSEWFGKMGAADMIRLAAQHTVARMLERDDFAKRYKAEQPIAIHEFLYPLVQGYDSVALKADVELGGTDQKFNLLMGRALQEHHGQAPQIVLTMPLLEGLDGVNKMSKSLGNYIGINEPAIDIVTKTMKIGDELMWRWFELLSFEVSLDELARMKADIASGALNPRDAKLRLARELATRFHDAAAAEQAIAGWHAVVRGEGDTSLLPLTDIPAPAEGFRLAALLTAAGVTPSNSEANRKLKERAVRIDGEVVEDASRVFMTGFEGVLQVGKRNFARIRLI